One Melanotaenia boesemani isolate fMelBoe1 chromosome 8, fMelBoe1.pri, whole genome shotgun sequence DNA segment encodes these proteins:
- the LOC121643791 gene encoding regulator of nonsense transcripts 1-like isoform X1 → MSVEAYGPSSQTLTFLDTEEAELLGADTQGSEFDFTDFTLPSQTQGQTQSQLDGQVRVNGPDGVLQNGDDPVVKASQLLAELNFEEDEEDTYYTKDLPVHACSYCGIHDPACVVYCNTSKKWFCNGRGNTSGSHIVNHLVRAKSKEVTLHKDGPLGETVLECYNCGCRNVFLLGFIPAKADSVVVLLCRQPCASQSSLKDINWDSSQWQPLIQDRCFLSWLVKIPSEQEQLRARQITAQQINKLEELWKENPTATLEDLEKPGVDEEPQHVLLRYEDAYQYQNIFGPLVKLEADYDKKLKESQTQDNITVRWDLGLNKKRIAYFTLPKTDSDMRLMQGDEICLRYKGDLAPPWKGIGHVIKVPDNYGDEIAIELRSSAGAPVEIPHNFQVDFVWKSTSFDRMQSALKTFAVDETSVSGYIYHKLLGHEVEDVVIKCQLPKRFTAQGLPDLNHSQVYAVKTVLQRPLSLIQGPPGTGKTVTSATIVYHLARQGSGPVLVCAPSNIAVDQLTEKIHQTGLKVVRLCAKSREAIDSPVSFLALHNQTRNMDSMPELQKLQQLKDETGELSSSDEKRYRALRRTAERELLMNADVICCTCVGAGDPRLAKMQFRSILIDESTQATEPECMVPVVLGAKQLILVGDHCQLGPVVMCKKAAKAGLSQSLFERLVVLGIRPIRLQVQYRMHPALSAFPSNIFYEGSLQNGVTAADRVKKGFDFQWPQPDKPMFFYVTQGQEEIASSGTSYLNRTEAANVEKITTRLLKAGAKPDQIGIITPYEGQRSYLVQYMQFSGSLHTKLYQEVEIASVDAFQGREKDFIILSCVRANEHQGIGFLNDPRRLNVALTRARYGVIIVGNPKALSKQPLWNHLLNYYKEQKVLVEGPLNNLRESLMQFSKPRKLVNTINPGGRFMSTAMYDAREALIPGSVYDRSSNGRSSNMYFQTHDQIGMIGTGPGPMSSMNIPIPFNLVMPPIPPPGYFGQMNGPTAGRGGGMKGKSGSGGGGGTRGGRQRNRGNMGANGMERGGHMTSSQASQDQVSQSFSQGPLTQGYISMSQPSQMSQPGLSQPELSQDSYLGDEFKSQIDVALSQDSTYQGERAYQHGGVTGLSQY, encoded by the exons GTTAATGGACCTGATGGTGTGCTACAGAATGGAGATGACCCTGTGGTAAAAGCCAGCCAGCTTCTGGCAGAGTTGAATtttgaggaggatgaggaggatacTTACTACACCAAGGACCTTCCGGTGCATGCCTGCAG TTATTGTGGGATTCACGACCCGGCTTGCGTTGTCTACTGCAACACCAGTAAGAAGTGGTTTTGTAATGGTCGTGGCAACACATCTGGGAG CCACATTGTAAACCACCTTGTGAGGGCGAAGTCCAAGGAGGTGACCCTGCATAAAGATGGTCCTCTGGGGGAAACGGTTCTGGAGTGCTACAACTGCGGCTGTCGCAATGTCTTCCTGCTGGGCTTCATCCCTGCCAAGGCTGACTCGGTTGTGGTGTTACTGTGCAG GCAGCCATGTGCCAGCCAGAGCAGTCTGAAGGACATCAACTGGGACAGCTCACAGTGGCAGCCTCTCATCCAGGATCGCTGCTTCCTCTCCTGGTTGGTGAAAATCCCGTCGGAGCAGGAGCAACTCCGGGCACGCCAGATCACGGCCCAGCAAATAAACAAGCTGGAGGAACTCTGGAAG GAAAATCCCACGGCAACTCTGGAGGACCTGGAGAAGCCCGGAGTAGATGAGGAGCCTCAGCATGTCCTGCTTCGCTATGAGGACGCCTACCAGTACCAGAACATCTTTGGTCCACTTGTGAAGCTGGAGGCTGACTATGACAAGAAACTCAAAGAGTCACAG ACACAAGACAACATAACAGTGAGATGGGATTTAGGCCTGAACAAGAAGAGGATTGCTTATTTCACTCTTCCTAAGACAGACTCTG ATATGCGACTGATGCAAGGAGATGAAATTTGTCTGAGATACAAAGGAGACCTGGCTCCTCCGTGGAAAGGCATCGGACATGTCATCAAAGTTCCTGATA ACTACGGCGATGAGATCGCCATCGAGCTGAGGAGCAGTGCTGGGGCTCCAGTGGAAATCCCTCACAACTTCCAGGTGGACTTTGTGTGGAAATCAACATCTTTTGACAG GATGCAGAGTGCCCTGAAAACATTTGCAGTGGATGAGACGTCAGTTTCTGGTTATATCTACCACAAACTGTTGGGACATGAGGTTGAGGATGTGGTCATCAAGTGCCAGCTGCCCAAACGCTTCACCGCTCAGGGCCTGCCCGACCTGAACCATTCCCAG GTGTACGCTGTGAAGACAGTGCTGCAACGCCCCCTCAGTCTGATCCAGGGTCCCCCAGGCACCGGGAAGACAGTCACCTCTGCCACCATCGTGTACCACCTGGCTAGACAGGGCAGTGG GCCGGTGCTGGTTTGTGCTCCCAGTAACATTGCTGTTGACCAGCTGACTGAGAAGATCCACCAGACAGGACTGAAGGTGGTGAGACTGTGTGCCAAAAGCAGGGAGGCCATAGACTCGCCTGTGTCCTTTTTGGCTCTGCACAACCAGACCCGCAACATGGACAG CATGCCAGAGCTTCAGAAGCTTCAGCAGCTGAAGGATGAGACTGGAGAGCTGTCCTCCTCAGATGAGAAGCGCTACAGAGCTTTGAGACGTACTGCTGAGAGGGAGCTGCTGATG aatgctgatgtgatctgcTGTACATGCGTTGGAGCAGGAGATCCTCGTTTGGCTAAAATGCAGTTCAGATCAATCCTGATTGATGAGAGTACCCAGGCTACGGAACCAGAGTGCATGGTTCCTGTGGTCCTTGGGGCCAAACAG TTGATTCTGGTGGGTGATCACTGCCAGCTGGGGCCCGTGGTGATGTGTAAGAAGGCAGCTAAAGCAGGCCTGTCCCAGTCTCTCTTTGAGCGTCTGGTCGTTTTGGGGATCCGGCCAATCCGCCTGCAGGTCCAGTACCGCATGCACCCAGCCCTCAGCGCATTCCCCTCCAACATCTTCTACGAGGGCTCTCTTCAGAACGGAGTTACAGCAG cTGACCGGGTAAAGAAGGGCTTTGACTTCCAGTGGCCACAGCCAGACAAGCCCATGTTCTTTTATGTTACCCAAGGCCAAGAGGAAATCGCTAGCTCTGGGACGTCTTATCTGAACAG GACTGAGGCTGCCAATGTGGAGAAAATAACCACCAGGCTGCTGAAGGCTGGAGCGAAACCCGATCAGATCGGCATCATTACCCCCTACGAGGGACAGAGGTCCTACTTGGTCCAGTACATGCAGTTCAGTGGCTCCCTTCATACAAAGCTCTACCAG GAGGTTGAAATAGCCAGCGTGGATGCTTTCCAAGGCAGAGAGAAAGACTTCATTATCTTGTCCTGCGTGAGGGCCAATGAGCACCAGGGCATCGGCTTTCTCAACGATCCCAGACGTCTGAATGTGGCGCTCACCAGGGCCAG GTACGGTGTGATTATCGTGGGAAATCCCAAGGCCTTGTCCAAGCAGCCTCTGTGGAACCACCTGCTGAATTACTACAAGGAGCAGAAGGTCCTCGTTGAAGGGCCTTTAAACAACCTGAGGGAAAGTCTCATGCAATTCAGCAAGCCTCGAAAGCTGGTCAACACCATCAACCCT gGCGGTCGATTCATGAGCAcagccatgtatgatgccagggAGGCACTGATTCCTGGATCAGTTTACGATCGCAGCAGCAACG GACGTTCTTCCAACATGTATTTCCAGACTCATGACCAGATTGGTATGATAGGCACGGGCCCCGGTCCTATGTCGTCCATGAACATCCCCATTCCCTTCAACCTGGTGATGCCTCCTATTCCTCCACCTGGGTACTTTGGACAGATGAACGGCCCCACTGCAG GTCGTGGAGGAGGAATGAAGGGCAAGTCAGGTAGTGGAGGGGGAGGTGGGACTCGAGGTGGCCGTCAAAGAAACCGTGGCAACATGGGAGCGAATGGAATGGAACGTGGAGGTCACATGACCAGCAGCCAGGCCAGTCAAGACCAGGTCTCGCAGTCCTTCTCCCAGGGACCACTTACACAGGGATACATCAGCATGAGCCAGCCGTCCCAGATGAGCCAGCCAGGCCTGTCCCAGCCGGAGCTCTCACAG GACAGTTACCTAGGAGACGAGTTTAAGTCCCAGATTGATGTCGCTTTGTCCCAAGACTCCACCTACCAGGGGGAGCGGGCCTACCAACATGGTGGTGTGACTGGACTGTCCCAGTACTAG
- the LOC121643791 gene encoding regulator of nonsense transcripts 1-like isoform X2, giving the protein MSVEAYGPSSQTLTFLDTEEAELLGADTQGSEFDFTDFTLPSQTQGQTQSQLDGQVNGPDGVLQNGDDPVVKASQLLAELNFEEDEEDTYYTKDLPVHACSYCGIHDPACVVYCNTSKKWFCNGRGNTSGSHIVNHLVRAKSKEVTLHKDGPLGETVLECYNCGCRNVFLLGFIPAKADSVVVLLCRQPCASQSSLKDINWDSSQWQPLIQDRCFLSWLVKIPSEQEQLRARQITAQQINKLEELWKENPTATLEDLEKPGVDEEPQHVLLRYEDAYQYQNIFGPLVKLEADYDKKLKESQTQDNITVRWDLGLNKKRIAYFTLPKTDSDMRLMQGDEICLRYKGDLAPPWKGIGHVIKVPDNYGDEIAIELRSSAGAPVEIPHNFQVDFVWKSTSFDRMQSALKTFAVDETSVSGYIYHKLLGHEVEDVVIKCQLPKRFTAQGLPDLNHSQVYAVKTVLQRPLSLIQGPPGTGKTVTSATIVYHLARQGSGPVLVCAPSNIAVDQLTEKIHQTGLKVVRLCAKSREAIDSPVSFLALHNQTRNMDSMPELQKLQQLKDETGELSSSDEKRYRALRRTAERELLMNADVICCTCVGAGDPRLAKMQFRSILIDESTQATEPECMVPVVLGAKQLILVGDHCQLGPVVMCKKAAKAGLSQSLFERLVVLGIRPIRLQVQYRMHPALSAFPSNIFYEGSLQNGVTAADRVKKGFDFQWPQPDKPMFFYVTQGQEEIASSGTSYLNRTEAANVEKITTRLLKAGAKPDQIGIITPYEGQRSYLVQYMQFSGSLHTKLYQEVEIASVDAFQGREKDFIILSCVRANEHQGIGFLNDPRRLNVALTRARYGVIIVGNPKALSKQPLWNHLLNYYKEQKVLVEGPLNNLRESLMQFSKPRKLVNTINPGGRFMSTAMYDAREALIPGSVYDRSSNGRSSNMYFQTHDQIGMIGTGPGPMSSMNIPIPFNLVMPPIPPPGYFGQMNGPTAGRGGGMKGKSGSGGGGGTRGGRQRNRGNMGANGMERGGHMTSSQASQDQVSQSFSQGPLTQGYISMSQPSQMSQPGLSQPELSQDSYLGDEFKSQIDVALSQDSTYQGERAYQHGGVTGLSQY; this is encoded by the exons GTTAATGGACCTGATGGTGTGCTACAGAATGGAGATGACCCTGTGGTAAAAGCCAGCCAGCTTCTGGCAGAGTTGAATtttgaggaggatgaggaggatacTTACTACACCAAGGACCTTCCGGTGCATGCCTGCAG TTATTGTGGGATTCACGACCCGGCTTGCGTTGTCTACTGCAACACCAGTAAGAAGTGGTTTTGTAATGGTCGTGGCAACACATCTGGGAG CCACATTGTAAACCACCTTGTGAGGGCGAAGTCCAAGGAGGTGACCCTGCATAAAGATGGTCCTCTGGGGGAAACGGTTCTGGAGTGCTACAACTGCGGCTGTCGCAATGTCTTCCTGCTGGGCTTCATCCCTGCCAAGGCTGACTCGGTTGTGGTGTTACTGTGCAG GCAGCCATGTGCCAGCCAGAGCAGTCTGAAGGACATCAACTGGGACAGCTCACAGTGGCAGCCTCTCATCCAGGATCGCTGCTTCCTCTCCTGGTTGGTGAAAATCCCGTCGGAGCAGGAGCAACTCCGGGCACGCCAGATCACGGCCCAGCAAATAAACAAGCTGGAGGAACTCTGGAAG GAAAATCCCACGGCAACTCTGGAGGACCTGGAGAAGCCCGGAGTAGATGAGGAGCCTCAGCATGTCCTGCTTCGCTATGAGGACGCCTACCAGTACCAGAACATCTTTGGTCCACTTGTGAAGCTGGAGGCTGACTATGACAAGAAACTCAAAGAGTCACAG ACACAAGACAACATAACAGTGAGATGGGATTTAGGCCTGAACAAGAAGAGGATTGCTTATTTCACTCTTCCTAAGACAGACTCTG ATATGCGACTGATGCAAGGAGATGAAATTTGTCTGAGATACAAAGGAGACCTGGCTCCTCCGTGGAAAGGCATCGGACATGTCATCAAAGTTCCTGATA ACTACGGCGATGAGATCGCCATCGAGCTGAGGAGCAGTGCTGGGGCTCCAGTGGAAATCCCTCACAACTTCCAGGTGGACTTTGTGTGGAAATCAACATCTTTTGACAG GATGCAGAGTGCCCTGAAAACATTTGCAGTGGATGAGACGTCAGTTTCTGGTTATATCTACCACAAACTGTTGGGACATGAGGTTGAGGATGTGGTCATCAAGTGCCAGCTGCCCAAACGCTTCACCGCTCAGGGCCTGCCCGACCTGAACCATTCCCAG GTGTACGCTGTGAAGACAGTGCTGCAACGCCCCCTCAGTCTGATCCAGGGTCCCCCAGGCACCGGGAAGACAGTCACCTCTGCCACCATCGTGTACCACCTGGCTAGACAGGGCAGTGG GCCGGTGCTGGTTTGTGCTCCCAGTAACATTGCTGTTGACCAGCTGACTGAGAAGATCCACCAGACAGGACTGAAGGTGGTGAGACTGTGTGCCAAAAGCAGGGAGGCCATAGACTCGCCTGTGTCCTTTTTGGCTCTGCACAACCAGACCCGCAACATGGACAG CATGCCAGAGCTTCAGAAGCTTCAGCAGCTGAAGGATGAGACTGGAGAGCTGTCCTCCTCAGATGAGAAGCGCTACAGAGCTTTGAGACGTACTGCTGAGAGGGAGCTGCTGATG aatgctgatgtgatctgcTGTACATGCGTTGGAGCAGGAGATCCTCGTTTGGCTAAAATGCAGTTCAGATCAATCCTGATTGATGAGAGTACCCAGGCTACGGAACCAGAGTGCATGGTTCCTGTGGTCCTTGGGGCCAAACAG TTGATTCTGGTGGGTGATCACTGCCAGCTGGGGCCCGTGGTGATGTGTAAGAAGGCAGCTAAAGCAGGCCTGTCCCAGTCTCTCTTTGAGCGTCTGGTCGTTTTGGGGATCCGGCCAATCCGCCTGCAGGTCCAGTACCGCATGCACCCAGCCCTCAGCGCATTCCCCTCCAACATCTTCTACGAGGGCTCTCTTCAGAACGGAGTTACAGCAG cTGACCGGGTAAAGAAGGGCTTTGACTTCCAGTGGCCACAGCCAGACAAGCCCATGTTCTTTTATGTTACCCAAGGCCAAGAGGAAATCGCTAGCTCTGGGACGTCTTATCTGAACAG GACTGAGGCTGCCAATGTGGAGAAAATAACCACCAGGCTGCTGAAGGCTGGAGCGAAACCCGATCAGATCGGCATCATTACCCCCTACGAGGGACAGAGGTCCTACTTGGTCCAGTACATGCAGTTCAGTGGCTCCCTTCATACAAAGCTCTACCAG GAGGTTGAAATAGCCAGCGTGGATGCTTTCCAAGGCAGAGAGAAAGACTTCATTATCTTGTCCTGCGTGAGGGCCAATGAGCACCAGGGCATCGGCTTTCTCAACGATCCCAGACGTCTGAATGTGGCGCTCACCAGGGCCAG GTACGGTGTGATTATCGTGGGAAATCCCAAGGCCTTGTCCAAGCAGCCTCTGTGGAACCACCTGCTGAATTACTACAAGGAGCAGAAGGTCCTCGTTGAAGGGCCTTTAAACAACCTGAGGGAAAGTCTCATGCAATTCAGCAAGCCTCGAAAGCTGGTCAACACCATCAACCCT gGCGGTCGATTCATGAGCAcagccatgtatgatgccagggAGGCACTGATTCCTGGATCAGTTTACGATCGCAGCAGCAACG GACGTTCTTCCAACATGTATTTCCAGACTCATGACCAGATTGGTATGATAGGCACGGGCCCCGGTCCTATGTCGTCCATGAACATCCCCATTCCCTTCAACCTGGTGATGCCTCCTATTCCTCCACCTGGGTACTTTGGACAGATGAACGGCCCCACTGCAG GTCGTGGAGGAGGAATGAAGGGCAAGTCAGGTAGTGGAGGGGGAGGTGGGACTCGAGGTGGCCGTCAAAGAAACCGTGGCAACATGGGAGCGAATGGAATGGAACGTGGAGGTCACATGACCAGCAGCCAGGCCAGTCAAGACCAGGTCTCGCAGTCCTTCTCCCAGGGACCACTTACACAGGGATACATCAGCATGAGCCAGCCGTCCCAGATGAGCCAGCCAGGCCTGTCCCAGCCGGAGCTCTCACAG GACAGTTACCTAGGAGACGAGTTTAAGTCCCAGATTGATGTCGCTTTGTCCCAAGACTCCACCTACCAGGGGGAGCGGGCCTACCAACATGGTGGTGTGACTGGACTGTCCCAGTACTAG